In one Oryza glaberrima chromosome 2, OglaRS2, whole genome shotgun sequence genomic region, the following are encoded:
- the LOC127764127 gene encoding uncharacterized protein LOC127764127: protein MVQRPRKRARTTSPCSPPASSWRDLPLDIAGEVLRRLPSYADRICFGATCRSWRTSAREHRAPPPLSPCLCFADGSFRGFFPEDARPFRLPAAAGWLGSCGEWLLYRRHDDGAYLLVDPFSKAAAMAPLPSVSRLHVRHDPIVAVDERDLRWCRPTWLPRENTGEPQAAASLLKLAVSPAADVVAAVVGEGRHGKLAVCRPGAPAWSVSGGDGWRRIKDMAFYQGKLYAVDHNEDLLAVTLAADGEPPAVSRIDRVINGKPPGAAALLRVTLHYLVDSGGELLLVRREVQRSSMVRTQLWQHTAELQDRFAVFRADFQRSRWRRVKTIGDESGGRALFVGRWCSRAVRVAGDRWADQVFFLEDGTGDEWHTRAQRCSLRGSTFGCVRPNELLPLMTTADGQDLDATWIFPREAKL, encoded by the coding sequence ATGGTGCAGAGGCCGCGCAAAAGGGCGCGGACGAcgtcgccgtgctcgccgccggcgtcgtcgtggcgGGACCTCCCGCTGGACATCGCCGGCGaggtcctccgccgcctcccgtcctACGCCGACCGCATCTGCTTCGGCGCCACGTGCCGCTCGTGGCGCACGTCCGCGCGGGaacaccgcgcgccgccgccgctgtcgccgtgcCTCTGCTTCGCCGACGGCAGCTTCCGCGGCTTCTTCCCGGAGGACGCGCGGCCGTTccggctgcccgccgccgccggctggctCGGCTCCTGCGGCGAGTGGCTCCTGTACCGGcgccacgacgacggcgcgtaCCTGCTCGTCGACCCCTTCTCCaaggccgccgccatggcgccgcTCCCCAGCGTGTCCCGTCTCCATGTCCGCCACGAccccatcgtcgccgtcgacgagcgaGACCTGCGGTGGTGCAGGCCGACGTGGCTCCCGCGCGAGAACACCGGCGAGCCGCAGGCCGCGGCGTCCTTGCTCAAGCTCGCCGTGTCCCCGGCCGCcgacgtggtggcggcggtggtcggcgaAGGGAGGCACGGCAAGCTCGCGGTGTGCCGGCCGGGGGCGCCGGCGTGGTccgtcagcggcggcgacggctggagGCGGATCAAAGACATGGCGTTCTACCAGGGCAAGCTCTACGCCGTCGACCACAACGAGGACCTCCTCGCCGTgacgctcgccgccgacggcgagccaCCGGCCGTGTCCCGCATCGACCGCGTGATCAACGGCAAGCCACCGGGGgcggccgccctcctccgcgTGACGCTGCACTACCTCGTGGActccggcggcgagctgctgctCGTTCGCCGGGAGGTCCAGCGCTCGTCGATGGTGAGGACGCAGCTGTGGCAGCACACGGCGGAGCTGCAGGATCGCTTCGCTGTGTTCAGGGCCGACTTCCAGAGGTCGCGGTGGAGGCGGGTGAAAACCATCGGCGACGAGTCCGGCGGCCGCGCGCTGTTCGTCGGGCGGTGGTGCTCCAGGGCGgtgcgcgtcgccggcgaccggtGGGCCGATCAGGTCTTCTTCCTCGAGGACGGCACCGGCGACGAGTGGCACACACGGGCGCAGCGCTGCTCGCTGAGGGGGAGCACCTTCGGGTGCGTGAGGCCGAATGAGCTCCTGCCGTTGATGACGACGGCGGACGGCCAGGATTTGGATGCGACTTGGATATTCCCTCGGGAGGCAAAATTGTGA
- the LOC127764128 gene encoding protein SCO1 homolog 1, mitochondrial, translating into MRCAPRLHALLSRALAFGGLPPPPLPRAQLQGITEPGAASRLGAAFIARALATTGLPAPRRPRALQVQRITEPGAASRFGAAFLARGGFSTDASAAAQDSAKPAAATGGEGGDGKSGKSEQGDAGKSVRRGPVSWLSFLLLLVTGGGIIVYYDKEKKRHIEELKNRTSAVKQEPSVGTAAIGGPFNLLNHDGKPVTQKDFFGKWTLLYFGFTHCPDICPDELQKMALAIDKIKEKAKMEVVPVFITVDPERDTVEQVRDYVNEFHPNLIGLTGTTDEIRKVARAYRVYYMKTEEEGSDYLVDHSIVMYLMNPKMEFVKFYGKNYDADSLADGIIKELKGHQ; encoded by the exons ATGAGGTGCGCCCCGCGTCTCCACGCGCTCCTCTCCCGCGCGCTCGCGTTcggcggcctcccccctccaccGCTGCCCCGCGCGCAGCTTCAG GGGATCACTGAGCCGGGTGCCGCATCTCGGCTCGGGGCCGCGTTCATAGCCCGCGCGCTCGCCACCACCGGCCTTCCTGCTCCGCGGCGTCCTCGCGCGCTGCAGGTTCAG CGGATCACTGAGCCGGGGGCTGCATCTCGGTTCGGGGCTGCGTTCCTGGCGCGCGGGGGCTTCTCCACCGATGCCTCGGCCGCGGCGCAGGACAGCGCGAAGCCTGCCGCGGCGACCGGCGGGGAAGGGGGTGATGGGAAGTCAGGGAAATCTGAGCAAGGGGACGCTGGAAAATCAGTGCGAAGAGGG CCGGTGTCGTGGTTGAGCTTTCTCCTGCTTCTCGTGACTGGAGGAGGGATAATTGTGTACTACGACAAGGAAAAAAAGCGTCACATTGAAG AATTGAAGAATAGAACAAGTGCTGTCAAGCAAGAACCATCAGTAGGCACTGCAGCCATTGGTGGTCCATTCAATCTTTTGAACCATGATGGGAAACCTGTCACGCAAAAGGATTTCTTTGGCAAGTGGACTCTGCTATATTTTGGCTTCACACACTGCCCTGACATTTGTCCAGATGAACTTCAAAAGATGGCTTTGGCAATTGATAAAATAA AGGAAAAGGCAAAAATGGAAGTTGTGCCAGTTTTCATCACAGTTGATCCTGAGAGAGATACTGTAGAGCAAGTTCGTGACTATGTTAATG AGTTTCATCCAAACCTAATAGGACTAACTGGCACAACTGATGAGATAAGAAAGGTTGCTCGTGCTTATCGAGTTTACTATATGAAGACAGAGGAGGAGGGTTCTGATTATCTCGTTGATCACTCAATTGTCAT GTACTTGATGAATCCAAAGATGGAGTTTGTTAAATTTTACGGCAAGAACTACGATGCAGATTCTCTTGCTGATGGCATCATCAAAGAACTTAAAGGGCACCAATAA